From the genome of Faecalibacterium prausnitzii:
GAAGTGCGCCGCCATCGGAGCGTAAATAAGGATAAAAAGACCCTCTCAGTCTCGCTGGCGCTCGCCAGCTCCCCCGATGGGGGAGCTTTGATGCAGGTTCAACTCGACATCAAAACCTCGCCCTTTGGGAGAGGTGGCATTGCACAGCAATGACGGAGAGGGTTCTTTATCATTCCTGTTCCGGTTTGTGCTCTTTCCAGTAGGCTTTTGCCTCATCAATGGCCTTTTTGAACGGGCCGGAGGGGTAGGTGCTCTCGGCGATGTCCACCAGAAACTTGTACAGCTGGGGGCGCACCTCCTCATACATGCCCAGGCGGGTGTAGAGGTCTTTGTAATAGCGGAACACCTGCAGCTTGTTCTGCACCACGGTGGATACGTGGACCTGGGTGTGGCAGATGCTCTGCGGGTTCTGGACGTAGTAATAACCGGCCTTGCCGATGGAAACGAAGGTCTCGGCGTACTGGATATACCGCAGGTTGAAGACGAGGTCTTCGGCCCAGTGCATCTCGCTGACGAACTGGATGTCGTTCCGGGTCAGGAGGTCGCGGCGGTAGAGCTTGTTCCAGAGCACGCTGTAAAAATAGGAGGCGGGCTTGTCCATCAGGCGGAGGGCGAAGGTGTCCTTGTCATAAACGCCTGCGGGCAGAAAGCCGTACTCCCGCATCTCCGGGGGCCGGGCGACGCTCATGACGCCCAGCTCGTCCTGGATCTTATCGAGCACCTGTTCGGGCTTGGAAGCGCCCGCCGGGATGACCATTTTGTAAGGTGCGATGACGAGGTCGGCGGTGTGCTCCTCGGCCGCAGCCACGAGAGCGGCTGTGAAGTCCGGGTCGAGATAGTCGTCGCTGTCCACGAACTGCACATACTTGCCGCCGGCCAGCTTCAGGCCCAGGTTGCGGGTGTCCGCTACGCCGGAGTTTTCCTTGTCCACCAGCACGATGCGGGGGTCTTTGGCGCGGAACTCTTCGCAGACGGGCAGGCTCTGGTCTTTGGAACCGTCGTTCAGGATGATGATCTCGATGTTGGAATAGGTCTGTGCGCAGATGCTGCCCACGCAGCGGGCCAGATGGTTCTGGGCGTTGTACACGGGCAGGATGATGCTGACAAGGGGCTGATTCATGGCGGCGTCTCCTTTTCTGATTTTATAGTAACTATACTCCCGTGCGGCGCAAAATGCAAGCGCCCGGAAGGCCGGGCAGGAGGAAGGAATTGAAAAAATGATCTTTCACATTGCGGTCTGCAGCCCGGATGCGGTGCTGCGGGGGCGGGTGCAGCGGCACTGCCTTGAATATTATGCCCGCCGGGCCGATGCCTGCATCGTGGAACAGCTGGGGGATGCGGGGGCCCTGCTCCGGAAAGAGGACGCGGGCAGCCGGTTTGAGCTGTATCTCATCGAGCTGACAGCGGCAAACCCGGCGGCAGGTCTGCAGGCGGCGGCGCAGCTGCGGCAGCGCGGGGTGCGGGCACCGC
Proteins encoded in this window:
- a CDS encoding glycosyltransferase, encoding MNQPLVSIILPVYNAQNHLARCVGSICAQTYSNIEIIILNDGSKDQSLPVCEEFRAKDPRIVLVDKENSGVADTRNLGLKLAGGKYVQFVDSDDYLDPDFTAALVAAAEEHTADLVIAPYKMVIPAGASKPEQVLDKIQDELGVMSVARPPEMREYGFLPAGVYDKDTFALRLMDKPASYFYSVLWNKLYRRDLLTRNDIQFVSEMHWAEDLVFNLRYIQYAETFVSIGKAGYYYVQNPQSICHTQVHVSTVVQNKLQVFRYYKDLYTRLGMYEEVRPQLYKFLVDIAESTYPSGPFKKAIDEAKAYWKEHKPEQE